Genomic segment of Candidatus Deferrimicrobium sp.:
CGTCCGGGCGGAACCCGTCGACCTCCCGCCGGCACGCCGCGGGGTCCGTCACGTCCAACTCTTCCCGGTCGGTCGAGCGGATCTCCGCGGACCCTTCGAAAACCCTCCCGATCTCTATCCCGAGCAGACCGAGACCGCCGGTGATGAGCAGCCTCACGCGGTGCGCCCCGGCGCCCCGCCCGCGACGGTCACCCGTCCTTCCTCGCCCACTTGTACGGGATGTCGTTTTCGTGGGGGGGGACGCGGAACTCGTCCGGTGCGTCGTACTTGTAGGTCTGCGTGGAGACGTTGATCAGGAACGCCTCCTCCTCGCTGATCGTCTTGAAGCCATGGTAGAC
This window contains:
- a CDS encoding dTDP-4-dehydrorhamnose 3,5-epimerase family protein, which produces YHKVQFDHFCVVKGMMKVVLYDARDGSPTKGEVNEFFLGEHRPIVLRIPPLVYHGFKTISEEEAFLINVSTQTYKYDAPDEFRVPPHENDIPYKWARKDG